From one Macellibacteroides fermentans genomic stretch:
- a CDS encoding TonB-dependent receptor: MCGIFSLAQNESFKYALQGRITDRSSGESLSRASIYIVEQKIGTVADDEGNYSLFIKEPGIYTVQISHIGFENRTLRVPVSGSHTLDIDLNSNAFLKEIIVTGKNSSDNIARPNLGVERLSISQIRKLPSFMGEVDLMKAIQLLPGVHAGNEGSTGFSVRGGNPDQNLVLLDNTTVYNASHLMGFFSIFNNDVISDLELYKGDIPVKYGGRLSSLLDIRTIDRMPERLTATGGIGLISSRLVLQGPIGEKTSWLIGGRRSYADMMIKLSGDKSLEELVLYFYDLNAKISHRLSSRDFLSFNAYYGRDNFGVDVFGVNYGNTAASLTLTHTFSDKLYGKYSVNFSNYNYGVLTDIEGARIQWDASLHDLMLRTDYSHYINKYLDFSYGLTATFHRFVPGNVETPDYGKYTIPRNLAMEHAVYWLNQQELSDKLVLRYGLRWTMFHNIGEATVYRYNENDVVADSVTYKSGQIYNSFNAIEPRVGLIYKFSQSSSFKANYARNVQFIQLANSSSSGSPLDIWFFSGPNVKPQQVDMVSAGYFQNLMNNTLEASLEVYYKQMNNVIDFKDHADLILNKQLEKELRIGKGKAYGIELMVKKNSGRINGFVNYTYSHAERTIPGINDGKTYLSPYDKPHNLKIALNYELSDKFSLSATWIYTTGSPITYPSGRFGIKNEYLPIYSGRNDSRRPDYHRLDLSFNYKPNPKSAKRWKSEWNIPIYNAYDRNNPYMITYGYDHKSGIPYAESTYLFGVFLCVHYLYVWVYFYLLVQK; the protein is encoded by the coding sequence ATGTGCGGAATCTTTTCTTTGGCTCAAAATGAATCCTTTAAATACGCACTTCAGGGAAGGATCACAGATCGTTCTTCCGGAGAATCTCTTTCGCGGGCATCTATTTATATTGTTGAGCAGAAAATCGGGACCGTTGCCGACGACGAAGGTAACTACTCCTTGTTTATAAAAGAACCTGGAATTTACACGGTTCAAATATCTCATATTGGATTTGAGAACAGGACATTGCGTGTTCCTGTATCCGGTTCACATACGTTGGATATTGATCTTAACAGCAATGCATTTCTAAAAGAAATAATCGTTACGGGGAAAAACAGCAGCGATAATATTGCCAGACCTAATCTTGGGGTTGAAAGGCTGAGCATAAGCCAAATCCGTAAACTTCCATCCTTTATGGGAGAGGTAGACCTTATGAAGGCGATACAACTACTGCCGGGTGTACATGCAGGAAATGAAGGTAGTACCGGATTTAGTGTAAGAGGTGGTAATCCGGATCAGAATTTAGTTTTACTAGACAACACAACGGTGTATAATGCATCTCATCTCATGGGCTTTTTTTCCATATTCAATAACGATGTCATTAGTGACCTGGAGCTTTATAAAGGAGATATTCCGGTAAAATATGGAGGCAGACTATCTTCCTTGCTAGATATCCGGACAATAGACCGAATGCCGGAAAGATTAACTGCAACCGGAGGAATAGGCCTCATTTCCAGCAGGCTGGTGTTGCAGGGACCCATCGGAGAAAAAACATCCTGGTTGATTGGTGGTCGAAGAAGTTATGCTGATATGATGATTAAACTTTCCGGAGATAAGTCTCTGGAAGAGTTGGTGCTTTATTTCTACGATTTGAATGCAAAAATTAGTCATAGGTTGTCAAGCAGAGATTTTCTTTCGTTCAATGCATACTATGGAAGAGATAATTTCGGTGTAGATGTTTTTGGGGTGAATTATGGCAATACAGCTGCATCACTTACCTTGACTCATACATTTAGTGACAAATTATATGGGAAATACAGTGTAAACTTCAGCAATTACAATTACGGAGTCTTAACTGATATTGAGGGAGCAAGGATACAATGGGATGCCAGTTTGCATGATTTGATGTTGCGTACGGATTATTCTCATTATATAAATAAATACCTTGATTTCTCGTACGGACTTACGGCAACATTTCATCGTTTTGTACCCGGGAATGTTGAAACTCCCGATTATGGAAAATATACAATACCACGTAATCTGGCTATGGAACATGCTGTTTACTGGTTAAATCAACAAGAGTTGTCAGATAAGTTGGTTCTCAGGTATGGTTTAAGATGGACGATGTTTCATAATATTGGAGAAGCAACGGTGTATCGTTATAACGAAAATGATGTTGTTGCAGACTCTGTAACGTACAAGTCTGGTCAGATTTATAATAGTTTCAATGCAATTGAACCCAGGGTGGGTTTGATATATAAATTTTCGCAAAGCTCTTCATTTAAAGCAAACTATGCACGCAATGTCCAATTTATACAATTGGCAAATAGCTCTTCCTCGGGTTCTCCACTCGATATTTGGTTCTTTTCCGGTCCGAATGTAAAACCTCAACAGGTTGACATGGTATCTGCCGGATATTTTCAGAATCTGATGAATAATACATTGGAGGCTTCCCTGGAGGTTTACTATAAACAGATGAATAATGTAATTGACTTTAAAGACCATGCAGATCTCATTTTGAATAAGCAGCTCGAAAAAGAACTCAGGATTGGTAAAGGAAAGGCTTATGGTATTGAACTGATGGTGAAGAAGAACAGCGGTCGGATCAATGGATTTGTAAATTATACCTATTCGCATGCTGAACGTACTATCCCGGGTATAAATGATGGGAAGACGTACTTATCACCTTACGATAAACCTCATAACCTTAAGATAGCGCTAAACTATGAGCTGTCCGACAAATTTAGTCTTTCGGCTACATGGATCTATACAACAGGTTCGCCAATAACCTATCCGAGCGGCCGCTTTGGAATAAAAAATGAATATCTCCCGATTTATTCGGGAAGGAATGATTCCCGCCGACCGGATTATCACCGGCTGGACCTCTCTTTTAACTACAAACCGAATCCAAAGTCAGCCAAAAGATGGAAGAGTGAATGGAATATTCCCATTTATAATGCGTACGATCGTAACAATCCTTACATGATAACGTACGGATACGATCATAAATCCGGAATTCCATATGCTGAAAGTACGTATCTGTTTGGAGTCTTCTTATGCGTACACTATTTATATGTATGGGTATACTTTTATCTTCTTGTACAGAAATGA
- a CDS encoding DUF4249 domain-containing protein — MGILLSSCTEMIEVQTNDTDPVLVVYGSVTTETSYQTIEISRSAPYFKNDSNLQISDAKVTIESTDGKQVWKLKELARKKGVYQTERKVAGIVGLTYNLRIAYDFNNDGADEMYNASTTIKEPFRIDSLQINSMRVLGRHYYTINLFAQEPLGPDYYVSRFYINGGLATVMITWLMAFDDKLIDGKYLNGLLVYTFSDQNNQGEYDPNKVLFVQSGDTVAVEIDRVEKGYYDFITQCKSSVNGENPFFGGPPSNIVTNLTNGAVGYFAGYAPSRKSVIVP, encoded by the coding sequence ATGGGTATACTTTTATCTTCTTGTACAGAAATGATAGAGGTTCAAACCAACGATACAGATCCTGTATTGGTTGTGTATGGATCGGTTACAACCGAAACCAGTTACCAGACCATCGAAATAAGCCGTTCAGCACCTTATTTTAAGAACGATTCAAATTTACAGATTTCCGATGCCAAAGTCACCATTGAATCAACAGACGGCAAGCAGGTTTGGAAGTTAAAAGAGCTGGCTCGCAAGAAAGGAGTATATCAGACCGAACGTAAAGTGGCTGGAATAGTAGGTCTTACCTATAATCTTCGCATAGCATACGATTTCAATAACGACGGAGCGGATGAAATGTATAATGCTTCCACCACCATAAAGGAGCCATTCCGTATCGATTCGCTTCAGATTAATTCGATGCGTGTACTGGGGCGTCATTATTATACCATCAATCTCTTTGCGCAAGAGCCTTTGGGACCCGATTACTATGTTTCCCGATTTTATATCAATGGAGGTTTGGCAACCGTAATGATTACGTGGCTTATGGCATTCGACGATAAACTGATTGATGGTAAATACCTCAACGGATTGCTGGTATATACATTCTCCGATCAGAACAATCAGGGCGAATACGACCCCAATAAAGTTTTGTTTGTCCAGTCGGGCGATACGGTTGCAGTTGAAATTGATAGAGTGGAGAAGGGGTATTACGACTTTATAACCCAGTGCAAGAGTTCCGTCAACGGAGAGAATCCCTTTTTTGGAGGGCCGCCATCCAATATTGTAACCAACCTTACCAATGGAGCAGTCGGCTATTTTGCAGGATATGCCCCCTCCAGAAAGAGTGTAATTGTTCCCTGA
- a CDS encoding HAD family hydrolase — translation MIKLVIFDLDGTLINTIADLANSTNYALTQCGFPTHQTDAYNLFVGNGINKLFERALPEGAKTEENILRVRNLFLPHYDKHGHSFSKPYPGITELLDTLQNRGFELAVASNKYQDATEKMVAHFFPAISFVSILGQREGIPPKPDPSIVNEIMAKVGADKEETLYIGDSGVDMETVRNSGVIGAGVTWGFRPRKELERFAPRYIIDSAEEVLNLI, via the coding sequence ATGATAAAATTAGTAATTTTTGATCTGGATGGAACGCTTATCAATACCATCGCAGATTTGGCAAACAGTACAAATTACGCATTGACTCAATGCGGATTTCCAACTCATCAAACCGATGCCTATAATTTATTTGTTGGCAATGGGATAAACAAACTTTTTGAAAGAGCGCTACCAGAGGGAGCAAAAACGGAAGAAAACATTTTGCGCGTGCGTAACCTGTTTTTGCCTCATTACGACAAACATGGACACAGCTTCAGCAAACCTTATCCAGGCATAACAGAATTGCTTGATACGTTGCAAAACAGAGGCTTCGAGCTGGCTGTTGCTTCAAATAAATACCAGGATGCAACTGAGAAAATGGTTGCTCACTTTTTCCCTGCTATTTCTTTCGTCAGCATATTAGGTCAGCGGGAAGGAATTCCTCCAAAACCGGATCCATCCATCGTTAACGAAATCATGGCAAAAGTGGGTGCAGACAAAGAAGAAACATTGTACATAGGAGATTCGGGAGTTGATATGGAAACTGTACGTAATAGTGGTGTAATTGGAGCCGGAGTAACATGGGGATTCCGACCCCGAAAAGAATTGGAAAGATTTGCTCCCCGCTACATTATTGATTCTGCCGAAGAGGTGCTGAATCTGATTTAA
- the ruvC gene encoding crossover junction endodeoxyribonuclease RuvC, whose translation MSKERIILGIDPGTIIMGYGIIRIEGKKPILEAMGVLQLNKYEDHYVRLKKIFDRVLSLIDQYHPDELAIEAPFFGKNVQSMLKLGRAQGTAISAALSRDIPIFEYAPLKIKMSITGNGQASKEQVAGMLQRILHISKDNMLPQLDATDGLAAALCHFLQSNNPVSDKKYSGWKDFIAKNPGKVKE comes from the coding sequence ATGAGTAAAGAAAGAATCATATTAGGAATCGACCCGGGCACCATTATTATGGGATACGGCATAATCCGGATTGAGGGTAAAAAACCTATCCTGGAAGCAATGGGAGTACTTCAATTAAACAAATACGAAGATCATTACGTACGCTTAAAAAAAATTTTCGACCGGGTATTAAGTCTGATTGACCAATACCATCCCGACGAACTTGCGATCGAAGCGCCCTTTTTTGGTAAAAATGTACAGAGTATGTTAAAACTGGGACGTGCACAAGGCACTGCCATATCTGCTGCTCTTAGCCGCGACATCCCTATTTTTGAATATGCTCCGTTAAAGATAAAGATGTCGATCACCGGCAACGGTCAGGCATCCAAAGAACAAGTTGCCGGCATGCTGCAACGCATTTTACATATTAGTAAAGACAACATGCTTCCGCAACTTGATGCAACCGATGGTCTTGCAGCAGCACTTTGCCATTTCTTACAAAGTAACAATCCGGTGAGCGATAAAAAATACTCGGGCTGGAAAGATTTTATTGCCAAGAATCCTGGCAAAGTAAAAGAATAA
- a CDS encoding cation diffusion facilitator family transporter: MKNREKILIRASWISIIGNAALSISKIFVGIIAGSIAVLGDGIDSATDVVISIVTLFTARIVTRPPNTNYAYGYEKADTIAAKVLSFVIFFAGMQMLISSGKNILFAVPRDLPSIIAIYVTLFSMIGKLGLAYYQFRQGKLAGSPMLIANAKNMRNDVIISAGVLVGLFFTFYLDMPILDSITGLLISLYIIRSAIHIFMESNVALMDGVKDTSIYTKIFEAVEKVPGACNPHRVRSRQIGNMYMIVLDIETDGELTLNEAHEIADNVEVSIKQNIENVYDIVVHIEPIGKHHSEEKFGLNRDIL; encoded by the coding sequence ATGAAAAATAGGGAAAAGATACTGATTCGGGCGTCGTGGATCAGTATTATTGGCAATGCCGCATTATCTATATCAAAGATATTTGTAGGTATCATTGCAGGCAGTATAGCGGTTTTAGGAGATGGAATAGACTCGGCAACTGATGTTGTAATTTCTATTGTCACCCTTTTTACTGCACGTATTGTAACCAGGCCTCCCAATACTAATTATGCTTACGGATACGAAAAGGCAGATACAATTGCAGCTAAAGTTCTTTCATTTGTCATATTTTTTGCAGGTATGCAAATGTTGATATCCTCGGGAAAAAATATTCTGTTTGCCGTTCCGCGCGATCTTCCTTCTATTATAGCAATCTATGTAACTCTGTTTTCCATGATTGGAAAACTTGGATTGGCTTATTATCAGTTCAGGCAGGGGAAATTGGCCGGGAGTCCGATGTTGATTGCCAATGCTAAAAATATGCGCAACGATGTGATCATATCTGCCGGAGTATTGGTGGGGCTCTTTTTCACCTTCTATCTGGACATGCCGATACTTGATTCCATAACCGGACTCCTGATTAGTTTATATATTATTCGCTCTGCCATACATATATTCATGGAGAGCAATGTTGCCTTGATGGATGGGGTAAAAGACACCTCTATCTATACTAAAATATTCGAAGCTGTTGAAAAAGTGCCCGGCGCATGCAATCCACACCGGGTAAGATCCCGTCAGATCGGAAATATGTATATGATAGTACTTGATATTGAAACTGATGGAGAACTTACACTAAATGAAGCGCATGAGATTGCCGACAATGTTGAGGTTAGTATAAAACAGAATATAGAAAACGTTTACGACATAGTAGTTCATATCGAACCTATCGGGAAACACCACTCGGAAGAGAAATTTGGTTTAAACAGAGACATCCTCTAA
- a CDS encoding DUF4286 family protein → MIIYNTTFHIENEVHQECLKYLKKEYIPKAVSSGFMLNPCLRRVLQNEGNEGESYAIQFHVKNRDTLNFWLKQEGIALQQALVARFGSKIAGFTTLLEEIKWEDE, encoded by the coding sequence ATGATAATTTACAATACAACCTTTCATATTGAAAATGAGGTACATCAGGAGTGTTTGAAATACCTGAAAAAAGAGTATATACCGAAAGCTGTTTCAAGTGGATTTATGTTAAATCCATGTTTGCGTAGAGTATTACAGAACGAAGGTAACGAAGGCGAAAGCTATGCAATTCAATTTCATGTAAAAAACAGAGACACGCTTAACTTCTGGTTAAAACAGGAAGGCATAGCATTACAACAAGCCCTGGTTGCCAGATTCGGGTCCAAAATAGCTGGATTTACAACTCTGCTTGAAGAGATAAAATGGGAAGATGAGTAA
- the gdhA gene encoding NADP-specific glutamate dehydrogenase, translating to MKTEFILSSLEAKHPGEKEYLQAVKEVLLSIEDVYNQHPEFEKNKIVERLVEPDRIFTFRVPWVDDKGEIQVNLGYRVQFNNSIGPYKGGIRFHPSVNLSILKFLGFEQTFKNALTTLPMGGAKGGSDFAPRGRSDAEIMRFCQSFILELWRNIGPDTDVPAGDIGVGGREVGYMYGMYKKLARENTGTFTGKGMEFGGSILRPEATGFGALYFVKQMLETHNIDIKGKTIAVSGFGNVAWGATLKATEMGGKVVTLSGPDGYIYDPEGISGDKIDYMLELRNSGNDIVAPYADEYPNATFFPGKRPWEQKVDIALPCATQNELDSDDARLLINNKTLCVAEVSNMGCTAEAVDLFIEHKQLFAPGKAVNAGGVATSGLEMTQNAMHISWEAAEVDAKLHTIMGNIHTQCVEHGKENGYINYVKGANIAGFMKVARAMMAQGVI from the coding sequence ATGAAAACTGAATTTATTTTATCATCATTAGAAGCTAAACACCCCGGAGAAAAGGAGTATTTGCAAGCCGTAAAAGAGGTTTTACTTTCGATAGAAGATGTTTACAATCAGCATCCCGAATTTGAAAAAAACAAGATTGTTGAAAGATTGGTTGAGCCGGATCGCATTTTCACCTTCCGTGTACCCTGGGTAGACGATAAAGGAGAAATTCAGGTTAATCTGGGATATCGGGTGCAGTTTAATAACTCCATTGGACCGTATAAGGGAGGTATACGCTTTCACCCATCCGTAAACTTGTCTATTTTAAAATTTCTGGGTTTCGAACAGACTTTTAAAAACGCACTTACAACATTGCCTATGGGTGGAGCCAAGGGTGGTTCCGACTTTGCACCCCGCGGACGTTCGGATGCCGAAATTATGCGTTTCTGTCAGTCTTTCATCCTCGAATTATGGCGTAATATAGGTCCGGATACCGATGTACCTGCCGGTGATATCGGTGTTGGTGGTCGCGAAGTGGGTTATATGTATGGAATGTACAAGAAGCTTGCCCGCGAAAACACAGGTACATTTACGGGTAAAGGAATGGAATTCGGCGGATCTATACTGAGACCGGAAGCTACAGGTTTTGGCGCATTGTATTTCGTTAAACAGATGTTGGAAACTCATAATATTGATATTAAAGGAAAAACGATTGCCGTTTCCGGATTCGGGAACGTTGCCTGGGGAGCTACCTTAAAGGCCACAGAAATGGGCGGCAAGGTAGTTACTTTATCCGGTCCGGATGGATATATTTACGACCCGGAAGGAATTTCAGGAGACAAAATAGATTATATGTTGGAGCTTCGCAATTCAGGAAATGATATTGTGGCTCCATACGCGGATGAATATCCCAATGCTACCTTCTTCCCGGGGAAAAGACCATGGGAACAAAAGGTGGATATCGCTTTGCCCTGCGCTACTCAAAATGAATTGGATTCAGATGATGCAAGATTGCTTATCAACAATAAGACACTTTGTGTGGCAGAAGTATCCAATATGGGATGTACCGCCGAGGCTGTAGATTTGTTTATAGAGCACAAGCAATTGTTTGCTCCGGGTAAAGCTGTAAATGCAGGAGGTGTTGCAACGTCCGGACTTGAAATGACGCAAAACGCCATGCATATTTCGTGGGAAGCAGCCGAAGTAGATGCAAAACTACATACTATCATGGGTAATATCCATACTCAATGCGTTGAGCATGGTAAAGAAAATGGTTATATAAATTATGTGAAAGGAGCAAATATTGCCGGATTTATGAAAGTTGCCAGAGCAATGATGGCTCAAGGTGTAATATAA